Sequence from the Zeugodacus cucurbitae isolate PBARC_wt_2022May chromosome 2, idZeuCucr1.2, whole genome shotgun sequence genome:
GAAATACCTGTCGCCATCAATTCTTCACATAAACAGACACACATATCGATCGATGAAAGAAACCTAAATGCTAGTAGAAGAACGTATAATTTCGGCAAACGTTTCAGCAACGGTAATTCGTCGTGTTGTTTGTGCCAAGtagatttcaaataaaatttattgcgtTTTGTGGACAAAAAAGTGATTTCACAATGTTGCGAATGCGAAGTCGATGTGAGCAAGCGGCAGCATTTAAGTCCAAGCATAATTCAATGAGCAAgcgcaaaaaatgaaaaaaaaacaaaaaaacgagtatgcagaaatgaagcggcaacaacaacagcaacaaagtatCAACTATAACAAACAATGAACAGAATttgttaaaacaacaaaaacacaaataatacaGTAATAACATAAAATGCCGCtaaagcatacatatacacacacgccGATTAACATATGTTGCACGGATACTTAACATGCAAATAAATTGGCTCCGCAACAAGATGACAACAAtgtaaaatagcaacaaaaataagcTGCCACCACAATAAATACTTATTACACTTGTGCAAGCAGACATTAAAAGTACTTGAAAATCGCTGGAAAAAATGGCGCGCGGCAAGCAAAGAGCGAGGGAAAATTAAGACAACATTTTTCGTTATGGTTATTGCTGTTGATTGTGGTGACGTCTCGTTGTTGGCCCGTTGCACCAATAACATCCATCACGGAGGCGCTACAAGTAACGGTTAAATGCGAATAGCGGCGAAGAGCGCGCTTGAAGAAGATACAAAtgcgaatttatgtaaattgATGTGTATAAATCCattcgtgtgtatgtgtgtatgcgcaTTATCACAATGATGGCAATAATCAATGCATCgagcttcatttatttaaaagcaattgGCTAAAATGGCAGCACAGTGCAAAAAGGtcaaaatgaatttgaaatcaGAATTTGCGATACGACCGGTTACCAAGCTAAACTAAGCTGAGCTGAACTACACTACACTGCACTGTCTGCGGTGCTATGCGGTACTCTGCCATGCACTGCCACATTGTAGTGATCTATGAAAGACGCAGCAGCAGCACTTGCAGCTTCTCAAGCTCCACGGCGGATCAGTAACACTCCTCAAAAGTTGACAAGAGCACAAGTGCCAGCCGAGGAAGGCGCAAGCAGCGAAGACGAAGTAgaagtgaaaaaaatgaaatcgaaaaCTTGTTGCGGCCGGCACTGGCATTGTCGAACTGGCGCAGCAACTCGCATGGCAAGTAGTGGGAGCTCTTCTTTTAAAGGCCAACTTGACTTAGCGCGCACTCAGAGAATGCCCAAGCTAATATGCAAACCTATACCagcatcatatatgtatatttcaatgtGTCTACATACCTCTGTGTATGTGCGTGTCAGTTATCTCAAGTACATGCCACCGCGTCCATACACGTGAGTTTTAGTTGGACATCAGTTCTTTGGCACATTAGTGCCTGCATTTGTTTGGCAGGTATTACCTAATGCCTCGCCGGCTCATCGTATCATTTTacaatgcaaattatttatttttgttgttttttgtttttattttgcattgtcTTGATCTTTGTGCAGCTTCACTTTTTGGCAGTTTAATTTATTAGCAGTGATTTCTTTgggaaaattatagaaaatgttTTGCTTTAAATTGTCGAAGATGTTCGCGTGAAGGGTTAccacaataaattaatatattatttttaatataaacaagaaaaaaacgttaacttcggctgtacctaagctaatatacccttcacaggtgcatttcttttagtaactatgtgtttaagcaaatctaaagacgtaagaaaaagtaagtaaaaaaagaaaacattttactaattcttttgagccgggttgtttgctagaaacattaaggttatatagttaaccgatctgaacaatttcttcggagattatattattaccttaagcagtaatccatgtcaaatttcttgaagataccacatcaaatgcgaaaattttccatacaagccattgattccgatcgttcggtttgtattgcagctatatgctatagtgaaccgatctgaacaattttttcggagattaaattatttctatgaacaataactcacaccaaatttcgtgaagataccacttcaaatgcgaaaatttttcatacaagccattgattccgatcgttccttctgggtgttacaaacttcgtgacatacttaatataccctgttcaagtaaatgtatgcaaaatgcATTACAATTGACCAAcgtgatttcgttagtaaaaaATCCAGAATCCATTTTAGAAAATCATAATACGAGGTTaggatatattatttttttaaattaacggAAGTTTAGACTCTAAAATATGAATCATTAGAACAAGTccctataatatacatatgtatgtatatgaagtcCAAAGataatcaaatttataaaacatatttccgCCTGGTGGCAACACTACTCACGAACATAATTTTCGCGTATAACCAGAAGTTGCAAAATGTAGGTAATGCATAACTATAACCAGCAAATAATCGCTAAGAGCTTCATTCTCATGTGTCCGTTGCGAATTTCATGCTCTTGCAGCTAGCCCAGCCAATAAGTGGCCATCACGGCGCCTAATATAGGCAAATGGATGATGTCTACATGCTCGCATCAGTTTATGGTCATACATTGCATATTTTGGTCGATTGAGGGAGACGTATACACAACTAACAGCAGAGCTAACAGTACATTCCGAAGCTGATATATTTGGATATTTATAAAAGAGTTTTAGTTCTACTAGTATCGCTCAGATATGACAAAAAGAGGCAAGTACCTGTACCTAAACCACTTACCTTCTTGCCATATTCAGCAAAATGTACGACTATAATTGCACTTTTAATATTATGCTGTTTACTAGTAAAACTCAGTAACGCTTAATATTAGTTTAACACTTAGGATCTAGTCACAGAACAATAGGTTTGTCTTAAAAATATGCCCCCGTATTATCTCGTATATTTTGTGACCCTGCATTCGCGGCCAAAACATCCACCGATTGTGTGCGTTTCTCCAGGAAACTGAAATTGTACCAGCGCTCGTTTTTGCCAAAGTTTTCTCCATCCTCCAAGGAAGTGGGTAGGGTCCTGATAAAGAAGGAaagaaaaattgaattatattaatgaaaagcAAGCACAGTTTTGAAAACATCATGGTCTTTAAGATTATGGCAGTAGAGTTTCAAATATACTCaagtaaataaaagttatattGAGTATAAGAAATCAGAATAAGAATAACTTCACTCACCTATTGAGTGTCTCAGGCAATAATAGACATAAACCGGCGCCCAACAGCGAAAGTATGCCCAAAATGATCTCCGGCATAGGTTGAAAGAACGAACGTGTGTAGAGAATGTACGAACTGAAGAAGGTGAATGCATAGCCCATGACATGTACCACCGCTATTCCTTGACCACGCACGCAAGTCGGTATCAACTCTGTTGCATACTGTGCGCCAGAATTGTAAGCGACCGTTACACCAAATCGTCCAATAACCGACAGCACCACGACCAATATGACATCtgtaaaattatgcaaaacacTCGTGAGTAAATTGTGTTTCAACTATTTCATACAATCGCTCACCCTTCTCGCCGCCACTGCGCTCCGTACAGAAGAGTATTGCACCGGTGACCGATATAAAAATGCCACTTAGCAGCAGTGACATGGACGCCATCGCTTTGCGACCGATGCGATCTTGCAGCACGATCAACAGTAAGCAGGCCGGCAATATAGCTGTGGCGCTCAATGTGAACATGACAAATGGCGATATGCCGAGACCTTGAACATTGCGCGACACCGCGTCGTAACACAAAGTGATGACCATGCTACGATAGTCGTATGAACGCAAATatcaaattattgaaaataaatcaatgcaATGTCATAAAAGGTGATTGTATAAGACTTACGACTTGAAGAACAAGATCAGCGTGTTGCGTCGCAAACGTGGCGTTGCGAATAGCCCAAAGAGATTCGGACCTGATTTCGTATGCAATTGACTGCGTTTGCATTCATCTATGAATTCCGTATAGACGGATTCCTCCACGGCACGTCCATTGATCTTCGCCACACGCTTTAAACACTCAACGGCTTTGTCGTATTTTTGCTTCGAGATCAACCATTGTACACTCTCGGGCACTATGAAGTAGAATAACGGTACAATAGCAAAGGGTGTTGAGGTGGCGATAAGGAAACCACGCCACGAATGCAACAAAATAGCAATCCACGGCGCAGCCATCGAACCGAGACAGTAGAAGCAACCAATGCAGATGCTCAGACCAACTGTGCGGAGCGAAGGACGCAGGTACTCCATAACTGTGAAGAAATGGttaagaatttaaataatacttataaataggtttcataataatttttttaaagaccaAATGTGAAGATTTCTGAAATGTTTTAGTAAGCTAACGACAATGATAACACACAGGAATAACACGATCTGCAGATCTTTGAATTGTCTCTTAATCACTTACCTAAAATATACATCATGACGAAGTTGCTATCGGTCGCCATACCGGACAGAAAGCGAAATAGTGAGAATGTGGGCAGCGTTGTGCCAAAAATTGTCAAAGTGTTACCAACCATTGCCACCACATTGGCGACAATCAAAATAGGAAGACGACCTGCCGTAcagaataaagaaatatgttagAATTCAAcacgtaaaacaaaaaaaaatattaagtcaCCTAAACTATCGGCTAGAAAACCGAACAGTAGGCTGCCCACTACTGAACCAACGAAAAACATCGACTGCCCCAGTGTGGCCTGCCAGGCGCGATCACAAATCCAATTCAGCTCGCTGGTAAAACTGTGATAGCCCATATATAGCTCATAGTCGAATTGCTGACACGTGTGTGACACATTTGCGGTGACATTCGCGAATGCCGCATCATCACCAGCTGCCAAACGATGTGGCAGACATGATGAGCCTGGCTGTTCGCTGGCAACCGCATAAGCGTCCAACGGATTCGCATAACCGTCGATGCACCTGTCGATGAAATcaattgaacaacaacaaataatgctGTGACTTAAATCACATCGTTTGACTCACCAGTATTTCGGCACGAAGCTGATGATCGTCTGTGAGTAGTAGTGCAGTGCAGAAAGCAAATTGATGATGCAGAACAGCAGCAGCATGATCGCCTGCAAGCGGTGGCAATCACCGCATTTCTCCAATATTTTATCCAGCTCCAACATTTTTGTTAATGGTGACGACAGTTAATGGCAATTGCCGTTAGATAACGCTTACACCGCTTCAGTGCTGTTTATGTGTTGACAAAGCCTCGACGCCCGCTCTACAGCTGTTATTGCACCAAACAATCTTCGTTGTAGATTTCACTGTCGACCTGTACTTGGCGCAAGTTGCCGGCAACTGTTCGCGCTTATCAATCAATCGGCGAGAAAAACAGATTCTCGTGTGCAATACAAAGCAATTATTTCTGCTAATtgtgattttattgttgttgttataaaatgTTTTGCACTGAGTTTTTGGTTTCTTATGAGTTCAAAGAACTCTTAATGGCATAAAACACATTGTTCACTTCCActgtcatatttatatataattcaatttataaaattattattgttttatattctaCTGATTCAAGATCGTCTCACTACAAGGTCACAATACAGCTTTATAAATATCCGAAATATTTCATGAAGCTTTTAACACCAACTTCATGCACTGCAAACTTCACTCTATGAAGAATGTGAAAATTAATATCATTCATTTCCGCTTTGCGCTTTTACAATTCAATTTAGATAAAACACattgaaatatatgaaatttatgtgCGAATAGTTTGGACATCAAGAGCTTTCATCTTCATCTTACCGGAGACCCGATGTATTTTATATACTGATCTCTCGGCTGTACACTCGTTAACGGTGACGTTTATTATACGTATTATAACTTTTGAGGAAGGTTTTAGAAATGCTAATTCATATCACCTAAGGAATAAGTACTGAACCATGCTTGCATGCTACTGACATACGTCTACACATGGCTTCTCTAAGAGAAAACAGACTTTTTAATTATAGTTGCACTTGTTCACTAATTATATTAGAATTACTATCGATAATACTCGTAAAATCATTTGCGCAGTTTGTGTacaattttttcattcataatatgtgaAAACTATGAGCTTCTTAGCACCTACGTgtaaaaactgtaaaaattcgaaaatttgccaaaaattctatttttgaaaaagattTTCCTTTAATTGGACCAATttgatgtaaccgaacattatatacactcgcaatttacttatttaacatCACACagttttgacccatatattcgaaataaagtccactagaaaataaaaaaaatatgggggctggggtaattcctgaatcgcTTTCAACTATGTTTGCCACCAAgctatattatatttaagattttacgtttacttaattttgctaagatatatcacatactaatatatacagtataacGTCTATCGGTAGTTTCAAAATCagaatatgaggtatatggaggcTTAAGGAAATAttggatattttcaataaaaaaattagccgCAAACTtcgagatcctcatgttcgataactAGGGccctgaaaagttatagtctgattttggtaatttttataCGGGCTACGCCACACtagaaataaagtatttgtCCAAAGTTTcgttccgatatctttactggtgcttatattgcaaattaaaagAATCAGTTGAAGTTCAAAAtggtggtatataggaagtaggcgtagttgtgaatcgatttcgcccattttcaaactattaCATTGTTTTGGCAGGGAAATGATTCAAACTAAATTTCGTTGAAAGTGGTCAAATAATTTCTAAGACAAaattatgccccttcctagGGCGATTcgttgtaccaaattttcggttatagccattttgtgggcgtggcaatgggcAAATTTCGCCCATCTGCAATACTTtactttttactcaatttatcgctTGCTCTTACaaacggacggatggacagacattcGAAATTCAACTCTACTcaccatcctgatcattttgatatacatatataaccctatatctaactattttagttCTAGGatacacaaacaaccgttatgtgaacaaaactattatattctgtacaacatgttgcgagagtataaaaaacgagCTTGAGGATATTTCCACTTTTATTATCACCAAGACGTGGTATAGGATCCCTCTTTAGAAACTAACTGCTGACGCTAtttcaaatgtaataaaaacaatatttatcacTCTTAACATCGTAGATATAAAGCAgattaacacaattttatttttttctcttaaacTCGAATATTGTGTTTATGAAATTCTGAGTTTAGAtcacatttttttaagtaattagtAGAATTTGTATTTCCAACACAAACGCTAAGTTGTGAGTATTGTTTAATACTAAACACAAAAGTCAAACTCGAGTTTCGAcacataaaatgtaaatatatttatacaatttttgaagTGATCCTTTTAGTGAATTGGTCTATTGTTGCTGGTGACGTCATAGCCCCCAAAATGATGCACAATTTATAATACTGACATACTTGACACTTGTAATTCACTCACACAATTTACGCAGTTAAAACGAGCACTGATTTCGTCgcacaaatgcacttatttgTCACAAGTTTTGCACCGCAACAATTAAAGTCGAGATTAATTGcagtaattaatattaattagtaaaaataaacaGTAATTTTCTAATGAATTCATGTACGCCTCTGTATTTTAGCTTCAAGATCAGGATCACTTGAGTTCACTACGCCTACACCGTTACACGTACGACCGCGACTAACCACCGGAGCTCACCGAATGCAACGCTAAACTGTGATTGAGTTAGCCGCACATCCCATGGGATTGTAGACATTCGTTTGCTCCGCTTACGcacatcacacacacacccacatccaccaccaccactactaTCACAAAGTGAAAACTGTAAAGCTCTTGGAACGACGCAGAAAATGTAGCACATGTATAGAATTGTAGGTGAAAACCATATTTTCATGCGCGCAACTACTGGCACTACAACACCGTCTCAAGGAGCGCGGTGTGCGCAGAGCAGTCTGCATTGGTTAGTGCCGCGCGCGGCTAAACAAAACATCTGCGGCGCGGAATTTCCGTAATCTGCGCACAAGTGCAATACTTTAAAGTGAAAAtagaattacaacaacaataacaatatcgaTAGCGATAAAGGAGATGTCACACGTGAATTCAACGACTACGTCAATTGACTACCGAAGTTTTAACGAGAGATTTTCCAACACTTTTTGTTGACGCGCGTTGAAAATTGAATTATCCGAGTAGCCGTCAGCGTATCAGAAAGAAGATCGAGCGCCGCGTTAGACTTCCGTTCGCTTGCACGTTCAAATGTATTCTTCGTGCTCggcgtgtttttgttgtacaatttATTTCGTTTGCTTCCGTCGAAAGCGAATATTTAAGTTGATCGGCCTATCTAActgtaaatagaaaaatatgaaaatatacaatcaATGATAGTCGTGGGCGGCATTTTATCGAAATTCTTAACTTCATGCTACGTAAGGGCGCTGAGCGCTGCAGTTAACATGCTATCAGATTTAACGCTTACAACTGTAGATACACAAACGCTCACATATTCGcgtgtatataatttataaaattatcaatCTCGAAAATGCAGTTATTTTGGCGCGcaaaattatatacacacatatgtatgtacttgtgtaTGACAATTGGCTCATATTTGTTTGTGATTACCACTTACATACTACTTTTCTACCAACTTTcgttactttatttatatattcatttgttattgtttgctatTGATCTTTCTTCGTTGCGCCGCACGTTTGCATGACTTGGACAATTATTCATTGTTTGCATTGCAATTTCGCTGATTTTTACGTCAGAAATGAGTATTTGCgaacatatacttatatatgcaatataatttAAACGATCGATTCAATTTTGTGACGTCAGATTAGCGAAAATTTACAGAGAAAAAGGACTTCAAACTTTACTAATAAAGTCTTGTAGAGCGTAAGTAAGCGATTTTTGATTTATCAAGGGATCACCTTAACTAGTGGAAGAAGGTTCCCAAGAGCATAGTTTGATAACTATATTATGGTTTCTGAGACAAGGTGAAATAGTTTCTTAGGAGACGAACcatgctgtagtagatgtcacaatgacccaccttcttccgttctTGTCACGTCCAtcgcctttagttgtatgataTTCCCAAATAAGgctccggacattccaagtgcatgacTTCAAATCATGATCcgtaaaacgtttgcaggggtcgtcattgATACTCTAACCACAGAaccgggttcgccttctcactttcgTTAGCCTTCAAACGGCTGAGAGAGGATACTTGGTATAAAATTggaagtcgtgagctacttGAACCATGTTGAGAAGAATCGTTTTTGGCCACTCCCAACTAAATATGTGGTGAGTCCCAAACCCTAACCACAGAaccgggttcgccttctcactttcgTTAGCCTTCAAACGGCTGAGAGAGGATACTTGGTATAAAACTGGAAGTCGTGAGCTATTTGTACCATGttgagaagaatcgtttctggccactacCAAGTAaatggcaatcaaaaactttcctcacttacgtgaacttc
This genomic interval carries:
- the Orct2_0 gene encoding organic cation transporter protein, producing the protein MLELDKILEKCGDCHRLQAIMLLLFCIINLLSALHYYSQTIISFVPKYWCIDGYANPLDAYAVASEQPGSSCLPHRLAAGDDAAFANVTANVSHTCQQFDYELYMGYHSFTSELNWICDRAWQATLGQSMFFVGSVVGSLLFGFLADSLGRLPILIVANVVAMVGNTLTIFGTTLPTFSLFRFLSGMATDSNFVMMYILVMEYLRPSLRTVGLSICIGCFYCLGSMAAPWIAILLHSWRGFLIATSTPFAIVPLFYFIVPESVQWLISKQKYDKAVECLKRVAKINGRAVEESVYTEFIDECKRSQLHTKSGPNLFGLFATPRLRRNTLILFFKSMVITLCYDAVSRNVQGLGISPFVMFTLSATAILPACLLLIVLQDRIGRKAMASMSLLLSGIFISVTGAILFCTERSGGEKDVILVVVLSVIGRFGVTVAYNSGAQYATELIPTCVRGQGIAVVHVMGYAFTFFSSYILYTRSFFQPMPEIILGILSLLGAGLCLLLPETLNRTLPTSLEDGENFGKNERWYNFSFLEKRTQSVDVLAANAGSQNIRDNTGAYF